From the Thamnophis elegans isolate rThaEle1 chromosome 11, rThaEle1.pri, whole genome shotgun sequence genome, one window contains:
- the LOC116514652 gene encoding LOW QUALITY PROTEIN: erythropoietin receptor-like (The sequence of the model RefSeq protein was modified relative to this genomic sequence to represent the inferred CDS: inserted 2 bases in 1 codon) yields the protein MLDIKVPTSRPILIFRNPSGPFISQDAFLYIRMVLGVGMNKHCLKMQTDLGAHFHSKVARLLTEELLNPKCFTQQLEDLACFWETSDLLKESKNQSMYSFCYKFEEDTVLKSCNLTVENTSRNTTLYTCFFQRQDISAFSPLEIKVFEGLSSNNTLYARTIYVEKLVFLDPPSNLTVQLMESSGQLNVSWQSPPIAYMESSIRYEVSXSPEGYRPQRVESTSGQTYYLLNLKGGTDYTLAVRAKPNGVSYDGYWSEWSQEVSVAIPHDLDPLILILSAILIVIILLLAFITLMSNRRFLKKKIWPVIPSPEHEFKDLFTIYKGNFQLWLGHQNTYPWWSQNTHYLEEQPFLVELLSECDGHKVDSPPCPPPLPPKSCSVVELPYSPELSLDDYLVLDKNVMPCCLGGNGSPFLLGRHSSSEDSDLVLAEEARITEPSQASSSFDYTVFDPSSESLSPKGHQAEPRFKSSYQMVSDSGISADFSLADSTAGPISLYTNLCDRAPPPPPFLPTYIACS from the exons GATCTCGGTGCACACTTCCACAGCAAAG TTGCACGCCTGTTGACGGAAGAGCTCTTGAACCCCAAGTGCTTCACACAGCAGCTGGAAGATCTGGCCTGTTTCTGGGAAACATCAGATCTTCTGAAGGAATCAAAGAACCAGAGCATGTACAGTTTTTGCTACAAGTTTGA GGAAGACACCGTCCTGAAGTCCTGTAATTTGACTGTGGAGAACACATCCAGGAATACAACACTCTACACCTGCTTCTTTCAAAGGCAGGATATCTCAGCTTTCAGCCCCCTGGAGATCAAAGTCTTTGAGGGGCTGTCCTCTAACAATACCCTCTACGCCAGAACAATATATGTGGAAAAACTTG TGTTCCTGGACCCTCCCTCTAACCTGACAGTGCAGCTTATGGAGTCCTCTGGGCAGCTGAATGTGAGCTGGCAATCTCCCCCCATTGCATATATGGAAAGCAGTATCCGCTATGAAGTGTC GTCCCCTGAGGGCTACAGACCCCAACGC gtGGAAAGTACCAGTGGGCAGACATATTACCTCCTGAATCTCAAAGGGGGCACTGACTACACTCTGGCTGTTCGGGCCAAGCCGAATGGAGTCAGCTATGATGGCTATTGGAGTGAATGGTCACAGGAAGTATCAGTGGCAATACCACACG ATCTGGACCCACTCATTCTGATTCTCTCTGCCATTTTAATTGTGATTATCTTGCTTTTGGCTTTCATCACCCTGATGTCGAACCGCAG ATTTTTGAAAAAGAAGATCTGGCCTGTGATACCCTCCCCGGAGCATGAATTCAAAGACCTTTTCACCATCTACAAAGGCAACTTCCAG TTGTGGTTGGGCCATCAGAACACTTACCCGTGGTGGAGCCAGAATACCCACTATCTGGAGGAGCAGCCATTTTTGGTGGAACTATTATCCGAATGTGATGGCCACAAAGTGGACAGCCCTCCctgtcctcctccccttccccccaagAGCTGCTCTGTAGTGGAGCTGCCTTATTCTCCAGAATTGTCTCTGGATGATTACCTAGTACTGGATAAAAATGTGATGCCATGCTGCTTAGGAGGAAACGGCTCCCCGTTTTTGCTGGGTAGGCACAGCAGCAGCGAGGATTCAGACCTGGTGCTGGCAGAAGAAGCAAGAATTACGGAGCCCAGCCAAGCTTCTTCTAGCTTCGACTACACCGTGTTTGATCCCAGCTCCGAAAGTCTCTCTCCAAAAGGTCACCAGGCAGAGCCTCGGTTCAAAAGCAGCTACCAGATGGTCTCCGACTCGGGGATCTCTGCCGACTTCAGCCTGGCAGATTCTACTGCTGGCCCCATCAGTCTCTACACCAACCTCTGTGATagggcaccaccaccaccaccttttcTGCCTACCTACATTGCATGTTCATAG